TTTGATGGAATAATCATCATCATAAGCTATAAAACAGTCATAATCTTTTAGTAAAAAAGGCAGCCAGGCTTTTATCATAAACTCGTATGCCCAATCTGGTCTGTCCGCAATGAAAAGCAATGTTTTTTTCATTATTGTAATCTTACATTATAAAATTGAGCAACGGAAGGATGGCCAACATGAAGTATAACCTCATTTCCTAAGCCTTCATTACCACGACAAACACAAAATTCTTTTGGAAGTAAATATGGATAGTTGCCAGTTTTCCATGCTGCTTTCCACATCACAATTGATGCACGAGAAGGTTCCTTTTCCATTATTTCACAACAATTTTGATAAAATATTTTTCCCACTTCTGATTTTTTAGAAAGAGTCATCGGCGTAATATTACTAGTTGTTCCAAAACCTTTACTTTCATCAGTTATAGGAATTGTATCAAGAGATGTTTCGATTTCAAAATTCATACTCTGGGCGGAACTGTTTGGAACACAGAAGCCAAATTTCTCTGTCAGATAAATCAGGCTGTAAACATTGTCATTCAAAACATACATATCAGAATCAATGGAAATTGCAATATCAGCTTCTGATTCCAGCATCCCTTTGAATTTGTAATAATCTGCCAAATGATAAAAATGTCTTTTCAGATTTTTTTTATCCTGCAGAACAGGATTTTCAATTTTTTTCAGATTGATACCTTCTATTTTCAAATCAAAATCTGAGTAAACCGTATATTTTGCATTAGGAAAATATTTTTTCAATGTGCTGAGACTTGGGTCTAATCTTAATTGCTGACTGAGATCTGCACCACCTGCGTTCACTCTTTCTTCATTAAACTCACTAAAAATGAATTCAATTGATAATCCTGATAAAAATTGATTTAGTTTTTCATCATTGATTTTGAATGGTTTGAGGTTTGTCAAATTTTTCTCAGAAAAGTTTTGTTTTGGCAACTCTTTTTGGGTTTTCTTTCTTCCCAACAAAACAGCAGTCGCTTCTCTTACTCTCCATATTAATGTTCCTAGCATTTGTAGATTTTAAAAAATAATTCAATTTCCATAATAGGAAATACTAACTTTCAACACTCTTTTTAATTTTTGCAGGTACCCCGGCAGCCATCGAATTTTCCGGAACGTTATTTCTGACAACCGCTCCGGAAGCTATAACCGAATAATCTCCAATCTCCACATCAGGAAAAATAATAGCGCCAGCTCCAATTTTTACAAACTTTCCAATTTTACATCTCCCTAACAAAGTTGCGCCAGGAGAAATTTCACAAAACTCTCCAATCGTCACATCGTGAGTAATGATAGAATTATAGTAAACAATGGTTCCTCTTCCAATTTGTACATCATTGGAAATTCTTACACCTCCTAAAATATTAGAACCATCTCCAATTTCAACACCGAAGCTTCCTATTTCTGCAAAATTACTAATAGATGATATCAATGTTCCGCCAAGATTTTGGAATTTTTCAGTCAGTTGATATCGTAATTGGGGATTTCCAATTCCTATAACAAATTCAGTTGAGGTTTTTTCAAAAAGTTCTTTAGCTTCTTGTTCGCTTTTCAAAACTTTAAATTGATTGTAAAGAAAATCAGGAATATCCGAGGATACATCATCATAGAAATGTAAGTTTTCTGTTTCATCTTTTTGATGAAAAATCTCCAAAACTTCTTTGGCGAAACCTTTTGCTCCTACAATCAACATATTTTAATTGTTTTGAATTCTTAGCATCAACCTAGAAATCATATCTACTTCCTCCAAAGTCAAATCGACATAAAGCGGAAGACAAAGCACACGTTTTGCAATATCTTCTGTAATTGGCAGATTGCTTTCAGATTTTACATAAGGTAAAGAATTGGCAAGCGAAGGATAAAAATATCGTCTTGTATAAATCTCATGGAGCTTAAGATGTTCAATGATTTTCAACATCAGTTCTTCACTCTCAAAAACGATGGGGTAGTAAGAGAAATTATTTTCAGAATCAGAATGCCAAACAGGTCTTACAGCTTTTAGATTATGTAATTTTTCATCATATCTTTCTGTAATTTCCTTTCTTTTTTTATGAATAGAGTCAATGTATTTCAAATTTGCCAATCCCATTGCAGCATGAAATTCTGAGTTTTTTCCGTTAAGTCCAAGTTCTGCAAAATTCTCAGGCCCGTCAAATCCAAAATTTCTAATATATGCTAGTTTTTTTAGTAACTCGGGATTTTTTGTAATGACTAATCCACCTTCTATTGAGTGGTAAAGTTTGGTTGCATGAAGAGAACAAGTGGAAATATCGCCGTATTCAAAAATAGATTTTCCATTGATTTCTACTCCAAAAGCGTGCGCCGCATCATAAATCACTTTCAAGTTATTTTTCTTTGCTATTTCCTCAATCTTCACAACATCGCAAGGATTTCCATAAACGTGTGTTGCTAAAATTGCTGAAGTTTTATCAGTAATTGCAGCTTCAATCTTATCCGCATCAATATTTAATGAATCTTGGTTAATATCGACAAAAACAGGCTGGCAGTTTTCCCAAACAATAGAACTTGTAGTCGCAACAAAAGAAAAAGGTGTTGTGATAATTTCTCCTTTCAGGTTCAATGCTTTGATAGCCATTTGTATAGCAACTGTTCCATTAGTCACAAATAGTAAATGACTGACTTTCAAAAATTCCTTTAGTTTCAGTTCGAGGTCATTGGCAAGCGGACCCATATTGGTAAGCCATTGTCTTTTCCAAATCCCTTCCAAATAATATTGATAAACTTGTTGGGGCGGTAAAAATGGTTTCGTTACTGGAATCATTGTGCTTTAAAATAAAAAATAGTTTAAATATTTATGTAAAAGTACAAAGATATTTGTCTGTTTGAAACAAATAATCCTTCAAATTTTATTATTTGATAAAGTATTTTTTTGTGTTTCTTAAATATTAATAAATTTGTAGAAATGAAAACGTTTTTAACCATTTTTACTCCTACTTATAACAGAGCTTATATTCTTCCAAAATTATATGAAAGTTTAAAGACTCAGACCAATAAAAATTTTGTTTGGCACATTGTAGATGATGGTTCTTCCGATGAAACAAAAATGTTGGTACAAAATTTCCAAAATGAAGATCAGATAGAGATACAATATTTTTTTCAGGAAAATATGGGGAAACATTTTGCAGTTAATCAGGGGCTGAAAAAAACAGAAACTGAATTTTTCTGCGTTATTGATAGTGATGATTATTTAGCTGAAAATGCGGTTGAAGAGATGGAATCACTTTCTCATAAAATAAAAAAAAATGATCAAATTGCTGGCTTTACTTTCATAAGGTTTTCTGAAAAAATAAATTATGATAAAGCAAAATATGGAAAGAATGAGTGGATCTCTTCTAGGAGAATAAATTATGAATGGGAATTTCCTGGTGAAATGATATTTTGCATCAAAACAAATGTTCACCAACAATTCTATTTCCCCGAATTTGAAGGTGAAAAGTTCTGCCCAGAATCATTAATTCTCAGGAGAATAGAAAGGCAATTTAAAATATTAGTAACAGATAAAGTTCTGGCTTTTGGTGATTATCTTGAAGATGGCTTAATGAACAACTACTATCAACTTCTTCTGAAAAGCCCCAAAAGTTCTCTACTGAATATCAAAGAACGTTTTCAAGATGAAATATCTCCAGAAGAAAAGTCCAATCTTGTAAAAACCTACTGGGATATTGCCTCAAAAACCAAGCAGCCATTTTTCACGAAGTTTTTTGGTATCAATCCTTTTCTTATTTTAAATTTTCTGATCAATAAAAAGCTAAAACATCAATGAAAAAAATATCTATTGTTATTCCTGTCTACAACGCTGAAGATTATATTCTTAGATGTCTGGATTCTATTAAAAATCAGAGCTACAAAAATTTTGAAATTATTCTTGTTAATGACAGAAGTTCTGATAATACATTAGATGTTTTGAATCGTTATAAGCTTATAAACAACGATTTAGATGTAAAAATATTTACAAATGAGAAAAACTCAGGTCCCAGTATTAGCAGAAATTTGGGAATCGAAATGTCAACAGGAGAATACCTGTTTTTTATAGATGCTGATGATGATTTGGTAGATTCTACCGCATTAGAAAGTCTTATTAATAAAACATACGATAAACCCGATATTGTAATGGGGGGAAATAATTTTTTTGTAGATGGTAAGTTGACAGTTAGCAACTATCACACGCTTAAAAATAAAAAAGAAACTTATATAAATAATGAAATTCTAAATGGTTTTTTCTCAACAGAATGGGCTTCTGTTGTTTGGAACAAATTATATGATATTCAGTTTGTAAAAAAAAACCATCTGAGATTTGCGGAAAGATTACTCCATGAGGACGAGTTATGGGTTTTTCAGGCATCTGCACTTGCGCAAAAAGTCAATTTTGTAAATAAAAAGACTTACAATTATTATTATTCTAATAAAGGTTCTATTACTGCAAATGTTGGTATCAAAAACCTGAATGATTATAAAGCAATTTTAAAAGAAAAACTAAAATTTTCCGAGGAGTACGATTTATATGATATTAATAATCAAACACAAAATTATGTCAAGAATTTTGCAAAAAGAATTTTATTAGCAAAAGTAGCATTGCTGGATTATAAAACCTTCCGAAGTTTTTATTCCGATCTTAAAGAAGATTTCAAAAACTATTTTCCTGCAAAAGAAGAGTTTAGTTTAAATTCTTTATTGGCATACTATCTTTATAAAATGAAGTTTGATAAGGACTTCTTCTTGTATGGTAAATTTCCAAAATATATCAATCCGCTTTTGAAAATCTAATCGATATATTTTCTCTCGTAATTTCTTTTGCGATAAATCAAATTGTAGATTTTGTCTTTGAAATTTCTCAGCATTGTTCCTGGTTTTCCGTTGTAGAATTTAGAGTATTCATCAAAATATTTTGCCATATTCTGGATTTCCTCAGAAACATTTTCGGCCAGATATTTTTTCTGCTCACTGAAACTCAAATCCGTATTGGTATTGCTGATTCCAGTTTTTTCGAAGATACTTATAAACTCGTTAATATACTTTTGAGAAATATTATGATGAATAAAAATATCCATCATAAAAGTCCAGTCAGAAGCAATTCTATTACCCTCATCATACATCCCATATTTTTCGAAAAGTTCTTTTTTGAAAAAAGCCGACTGATGGCAGATTGGTTCTTTCAAGAGTGACCCAACAGTTATTCGGGACGGTATTCTATATTCATATTTTTTACGGTTTTCCAGCTCATAATAAGCATTTCCGTAAATAATATCTTCGTTATTAAAATGAGGTACTATTTTTTCTAAAATTTCCGTTGAAGAAAAACGGTCACCACTATTCATAAAAATCAAATAATCTCCTTTTGAGTTGGTAATTCCTTTGTTCATTGCGTTATAAATTCCTTTGTCAGGTTCGCTGATCCAGAAATTAATTTGAGACGAATACGACTCTAATAATTCTTTGCTTCCATCATTAGAATTACCATCAATTATAACAAATTCAAAATCTTTCCAGGTTTGCGAAATGATACTTTTAATCGTTTCTTCCAAACCAGATTTGTTGTTATAAGCTACAGTTATGATAGAAATCAGAGGTTGATTTTGCATAGAATTATTATGAATATTTATAGAGACGGAGAGAAAAATCTCTCCGCTATTTTGTTTTTACATTATTTTCAAATCTTCCTGCATCATTTCTTTTACAAGACTGGCAAGATCATATTTTGGTTCCCAGCCAAGTTTTGTTTTTGATTTTGTAGGATCTCCAATTAATAAATCAACTTCTGTGGGTCTGTAATATTGAGGATCAATTTTCACAACAGTTTTACCAATTTCTAATTGATATTCCGGATTGTTACATTTTGCCACTTTTGCCACTTCATTTTCATTCTTTCCTTCAAATGTTAATTCTATTCCTGCTTCTGCAAAAGCCATTCTTACAAAATCTCTTACGTAAGTCGTTTTTCCTGTTGCAATTACATAATCTTCTGCTACATCCTGCTGCAGAATTCTCCACATCGCTTCAACATAATCTTTGGCGTGCCCCCAATCTCTTTGTGCATCAAGATTTCCAAGATAAAGAACTTCCTGTTTTCTTTTTGCGATTGCTGCGGTTGCCATCGTTATTTTTCTAGTTACAAAAGTTTCTCCTCTTCTTGGAGACTCGTGATTGAAAAGTATTCCGTTGCAAGCATACATATTATAGGCTTCACGATAATTTTTAGTAATCCAAAATCCGTAGATTTTCGCTACACCGTAAGGAGATCTTGGATAGAAAGGCGAATTCTCATCATAAAAACCAGCAGCATTTTTATTTTCTTCCAAACCACCATAAAGTTCTGATGTTGAAGCCTGATAGATTCTGGTTTTCTTTTCCAAACCAAGGATACGAACAGCTTCCAGAATTCTCAAAGTTCCTATTCCATCTACATTGGCCACATATTCCGGAGAGTCAAATGATACTTTCACGTGCGACATTGCACCAAGATTATAGATCTCGTCTGGCTGAACTTCTTGGATGATTCTAATGATGTTTGTAGAATCTGTCAAATCGCCGTAATGTAATTTGAAATTCACATGATTTTCGTGCTGATCTACATAAAGATGATCGATTCTCTGAGTATTGAATGAAGATGCTCTTCTTTTGATTCCGTGAACTTTATAGCCTTTTTCTAAAAGTAGTTCTGCCAAATAAGAACCATCTTGCCCTGTTACGCCTGTTATTAATGCCGTTTTCATCTATTTTGTTTTGTATTTGTAACCTCCTATTTCGTTAATTATTTTGTCTTTCGTAATCGTTTCTTCCGGATCATAGATGTGATAATAAGGAACTTCACCCATTACACTTGCCCATTGAGAAAATGTTGAAGGTGCACCTAAAAGATAATGTGCCTGAGACATTAGGTATTGATCTTCGATTGGTCCTTCTTTGGACTGAATTACATTTCCAAATTCTTGTATATATCGCTCCAAATCAAAATTTTCATCATTGGTACAAATCAGAAATTTATAATTTTCTTTCGGGAGGGATTTTAGAAATTCTTTTATTTTCTTAATGTAAAGATCATCATCAAAGAAAAATTTTCCTTCCATAAAGTCTTTATAATCGCCTCTCCTGATATGAATAATGATGATTTTTTCATCAGTATTATGCTGAAGATATTTTTGCCTCAAAGTATCTTTATCAACTTTTGGTTCAAACAGTTTTTGATAATGTCTGATATCTTCTTCTCTGTAAAGATCATTATTAAAAAACCAACCGTAGCAGAAATTGACCAAATAATCTTTTTTTACTAGCTCTCTATATTTTGGAATCTCTCTTTCGTCATTAAAGCCGATAATACAATTTGGATTAAGTTTTCTGTAATATCGATTATATAAAAATTTCTTAACTATATAAGGCGTTTTTGGGGATTCTGGAAGATTTGGAAAATCCTTACAATATTTCTCTGTGAAAGTCGGAGAATAAAAAGTCACATCATTTCTTCTGCAAAACGCATCTGCGTGCATAAACTGGAAAAGATCATTTCCACGACCACCACCTAATATAGAAAGACAAATCAACATTTAGTTTTTAAATTTTTTCTCATAAACATCTCTAATACCTTCTTCCAATTCTATTTTTGCTTTCCAACCCATATCATTGATTTTTGTAACATCCATCAATTTTCTAGGTGTTCCGTCCGGTTTTGAAGTGTCCCAAACAAGACTGCCTTCGTAACCAACAATTTTCTTTACCAATAAAGCTAAATCCTTAATGCTGATGTCTTCGCCTATACCCACGTTAACGTGTCCAAAATCATTATAATTCTGCATCAGAAAGATACATGCTTCCGCAAGATCATCGGAATGTAAAAACTCACGAAGTGGTGTACCTGTTCCCCAGACTACAACTTCCGGATGATTTTGTTCTTTAGCTTCGTGGAATTTTCTTAACAAAGCAGGCAAAACGTGAGAATTATTCAAATCATAATTGTCATTGGGCCCATACATATTGGTTGGCATTGCCGAAATGAAATTAGAATTGTACTGACTTCTGTAAGCATCACACATTTTGATTCCCGCAATTTTGGCAATAGCGTATGGTTCATTGGTTGGTTCCAAAGTTCCAGTTAATAAAGAATCTTCCTTCAAAGGTTGAGGAGCCATTTTTGGATAAATACAGCTTGAACCTAAGAACAAAAGCTTTTTAACATCGTTGGTGTGAGCCTGATGAATCACATTGTTCTGGATCATCATATTTTCATAAAGAAACTCTGCTCTGTATGTGTTATTAGCTTGGATTCCACCAACTTTTGCTGCTGCTAAGAATACATATTCCGGTTTTTCCTGTGCAAAAAAATCTGCAGTTTGGTTATAATCTCTCAAATCAACTTCATTGGAAGTTCTTGTGATAATATTCGTAAAGCCCTGCTTTTCCAATGCTCTTAGAATTGCACTTCCTACTAGTCCGCGATGACCGGCAACATATATTTTGGAATTCTTTTTCATTATTTTTTTATTCTATAATAAAGTTTTTTTAATTGGCTTTTAAGTTTGTTGTCTGGGACATAATCCAA
The genomic region above belongs to Epilithonimonas zeae and contains:
- the gmd gene encoding GDP-mannose 4,6-dehydratase; translated protein: MKTALITGVTGQDGSYLAELLLEKGYKVHGIKRRASSFNTQRIDHLYVDQHENHVNFKLHYGDLTDSTNIIRIIQEVQPDEIYNLGAMSHVKVSFDSPEYVANVDGIGTLRILEAVRILGLEKKTRIYQASTSELYGGLEENKNAAGFYDENSPFYPRSPYGVAKIYGFWITKNYREAYNMYACNGILFNHESPRRGETFVTRKITMATAAIAKRKQEVLYLGNLDAQRDWGHAKDYVEAMWRILQQDVAEDYVIATGKTTYVRDFVRMAFAEAGIELTFEGKNENEVAKVAKCNNPEYQLEIGKTVVKIDPQYYRPTEVDLLIGDPTKSKTKLGWEPKYDLASLVKEMMQEDLKIM
- a CDS encoding DegT/DnrJ/EryC1/StrS family aminotransferase, encoding MIPVTKPFLPPQQVYQYYLEGIWKRQWLTNMGPLANDLELKLKEFLKVSHLLFVTNGTVAIQMAIKALNLKGEIITTPFSFVATTSSIVWENCQPVFVDINQDSLNIDADKIEAAITDKTSAILATHVYGNPCDVVKIEEIAKKNNLKVIYDAAHAFGVEINGKSIFEYGDISTCSLHATKLYHSIEGGLVITKNPELLKKLAYIRNFGFDGPENFAELGLNGKNSEFHAAMGLANLKYIDSIHKKRKEITERYDEKLHNLKAVRPVWHSDSENNFSYYPIVFESEELMLKIIEHLKLHEIYTRRYFYPSLANSLPYVKSESNLPITEDIAKRVLCLPLYVDLTLEEVDMISRLMLRIQNN
- a CDS encoding glycosyltransferase family 2 protein; translated protein: MKKISIVIPVYNAEDYILRCLDSIKNQSYKNFEIILVNDRSSDNTLDVLNRYKLINNDLDVKIFTNEKNSGPSISRNLGIEMSTGEYLFFIDADDDLVDSTALESLINKTYDKPDIVMGGNNFFVDGKLTVSNYHTLKNKKETYINNEILNGFFSTEWASVVWNKLYDIQFVKKNHLRFAERLLHEDELWVFQASALAQKVNFVNKKTYNYYYSNKGSITANVGIKNLNDYKAILKEKLKFSEEYDLYDINNQTQNYVKNFAKRILLAKVALLDYKTFRSFYSDLKEDFKNYFPAKEEFSLNSLLAYYLYKMKFDKDFFLYGKFPKYINPLLKI
- a CDS encoding alpha-1,2-fucosyltransferase, translating into MLICLSILGGGRGNDLFQFMHADAFCRRNDVTFYSPTFTEKYCKDFPNLPESPKTPYIVKKFLYNRYYRKLNPNCIIGFNDEREIPKYRELVKKDYLVNFCYGWFFNNDLYREEDIRHYQKLFEPKVDKDTLRQKYLQHNTDEKIIIIHIRRGDYKDFMEGKFFFDDDLYIKKIKEFLKSLPKENYKFLICTNDENFDLERYIQEFGNVIQSKEGPIEDQYLMSQAHYLLGAPSTFSQWASVMGEVPYYHIYDPEETITKDKIINEIGGYKYKTK
- the fcl gene encoding GDP-L-fucose synthase, whose translation is MKKNSKIYVAGHRGLVGSAILRALEKQGFTNIITRTSNEVDLRDYNQTADFFAQEKPEYVFLAAAKVGGIQANNTYRAEFLYENMMIQNNVIHQAHTNDVKKLLFLGSSCIYPKMAPQPLKEDSLLTGTLEPTNEPYAIAKIAGIKMCDAYRSQYNSNFISAMPTNMYGPNDNYDLNNSHVLPALLRKFHEAKEQNHPEVVVWGTGTPLREFLHSDDLAEACIFLMQNYNDFGHVNVGIGEDISIKDLALLVKKIVGYEGSLVWDTSKPDGTPRKLMDVTKINDMGWKAKIELEEGIRDVYEKKFKN
- a CDS encoding acetyltransferase, with product MLIVGAKGFAKEVLEIFHQKDETENLHFYDDVSSDIPDFLYNQFKVLKSEQEAKELFEKTSTEFVIGIGNPQLRYQLTEKFQNLGGTLISSISNFAEIGSFGVEIGDGSNILGGVRISNDVQIGRGTIVYYNSIITHDVTIGEFCEISPGATLLGRCKIGKFVKIGAGAIIFPDVEIGDYSVIASGAVVRNNVPENSMAAGVPAKIKKSVES
- a CDS encoding glycosyltransferase family 2 protein: MQNQPLISIITVAYNNKSGLEETIKSIISQTWKDFEFVIIDGNSNDGSKELLESYSSQINFWISEPDKGIYNAMNKGITNSKGDYLIFMNSGDRFSSTEILEKIVPHFNNEDIIYGNAYYELENRKKYEYRIPSRITVGSLLKEPICHQSAFFKKELFEKYGMYDEGNRIASDWTFMMDIFIHHNISQKYINEFISIFEKTGISNTNTDLSFSEQKKYLAENVSEEIQNMAKYFDEYSKFYNGKPGTMLRNFKDKIYNLIYRKRNYERKYID
- a CDS encoding glycosyltransferase family A protein, which produces MKTFLTIFTPTYNRAYILPKLYESLKTQTNKNFVWHIVDDGSSDETKMLVQNFQNEDQIEIQYFFQENMGKHFAVNQGLKKTETEFFCVIDSDDYLAENAVEEMESLSHKIKKNDQIAGFTFIRFSEKINYDKAKYGKNEWISSRRINYEWEFPGEMIFCIKTNVHQQFYFPEFEGEKFCPESLILRRIERQFKILVTDKVLAFGDYLEDGLMNNYYQLLLKSPKSSLLNIKERFQDEISPEEKSNLVKTYWDIASKTKQPFFTKFFGINPFLILNFLINKKLKHQ